Proteins encoded within one genomic window of Trichoderma asperellum chromosome 2, complete sequence:
- a CDS encoding uncharacterized protein (EggNog:ENOG41), with amino-acid sequence MSNLPSQHPTLSLHLTDLTLTPLITSSSSESHLESLTKLTSSAITSQTTAQRANLGRPQRIMVEYPDSGAVVLQSYLDPRESGGGGDLSEESDSFSKYKYRDEHEHDHDHHVGDDDSSSTRTPDTARPAIDDTVAPALISVVVAATSDDAREARRAAARLERIGREFQREFNV; translated from the exons ATGTCGAACCTCCCCTCGCAACATCCCACCCTCTCCCTCCACCTCACCGACCTCACTCTCACCCCGCTCATcacgtcgtcctcgtcggaAAGCCACCTCGAGTCCCTCACCAAACTCACCTCCAGCGCCATAACCTCTCAGACCACCGCCCAGCGCGCCAACCTCGGCCGCCCGCAGCGCATCATGGTCGAGTACCCAGACTCCGGCGCCGTCGTCTTACAGTCCTACCTCGACCCCAGAGAatccggcggcggcggcgatctCTCCGAGGAGTCGGACTCGTTTTCAAAATACAAGTACAGAGACGAGCACGAGCACGACCATGACCACCATGTCGGCGACGatgacagcagcagcacccgcaCCCCGGACACGGCAAGGCCCGCCATCGACGACACCGTGGCGCCCGCTCTGAtcagcgtcgtcgtcgctgctaCATCGGACGATGCGAGAGAGGCCCGGCGCGCTGCTGCGAGGCTGGAGCGCATCGGCCGAGAGTTTCAGCGGGA ATTTAACGTTTAA